The following are from one region of the Stanieria sp. NIES-3757 genome:
- a CDS encoding allophycocyanin, beta subunit has translation MQDAITSVINSADVQGKYLDGASMDKLKNYFKTGQLRVRAASVISANAATIVKEAVAKSLLYSDVTRPGGNMYTTRRYAACIRDLDYYLRYATYAMLAGDPSILDERVLNGLKETYNSLGVPVSSTVQAIQAIKEVTASLVGADAGKEMGVYLDYICSGLS, from the coding sequence ATGCAAGACGCAATTACTTCTGTTATTAATTCTGCTGACGTTCAAGGTAAGTACCTCGACGGTGCTTCTATGGACAAGCTCAAAAACTATTTTAAAACTGGTCAATTAAGAGTACGTGCAGCTAGCGTAATCAGTGCTAATGCAGCTACCATCGTTAAAGAAGCAGTAGCAAAATCTTTGCTATATTCTGACGTAACCCGTCCTGGTGGCAACATGTATACCACTCGTCGTTATGCTGCTTGTATTCGCGACCTTGACTACTATCTCCGCTATGCTACTTATGCTATGTTGGCTGGCGATCCTTCCATCTTAGATGAGCGCGTACTCAACGGCTTAAAAGAAACCTATAATTCTTTAGGTGTTCCTGTTTCTTCAACTGTTCAAGCAATCCAAGCCATCAAAGAAGTTACTGCTAGCTTGGTAGGTGCTGACGCTGGAAAAGAAATGGGTGTTTACTTAGACTACATTTGCTCTGGCTTGAGCTAA
- a CDS encoding Phycobilisome protein: protein MSIVTKSIVNADAEARYLSPGELERIKAFVTSGESRLRIAQTLTESRERIVKQAGDALFQKRPDIVSPGGNAYGEEMTATCLRDMDYYLRLITYGVVAGDVTPIEEIGLVGVREMYKSLGTDVGAVAQSVREMKDVATSMMSVEDASEAASYFDYVIGAMQ, encoded by the coding sequence ATGAGTATTGTCACGAAGTCAATCGTGAATGCTGATGCCGAAGCTCGTTACTTGAGCCCTGGCGAGTTAGAAAGAATCAAAGCTTTTGTTACTTCTGGTGAAAGCCGTCTGCGGATTGCACAAACTTTAACTGAATCTCGCGAGCGGATTGTTAAGCAAGCAGGTGACGCTTTATTCCAAAAACGTCCTGATATTGTTTCTCCTGGTGGTAATGCTTACGGAGAAGAAATGACTGCAACTTGCTTACGCGATATGGATTACTACCTCCGTTTAATCACCTATGGTGTAGTAGCGGGCGATGTAACTCCCATCGAAGAAATTGGTTTAGTTGGTGTTCGCGAAATGTACAAGTCTTTAGGAACTGACGTTGGTGCAGTTGCTCAAAGCGTTCGCGAAATGAAAGATGTTGCTACTTCGATGATGTCTGTAGAAGATGCTTCTGAAGCTGCTTCTTACTTTGACTACGTTATTGGAGCAATGCAGTAG
- a CDS encoding Phycobilisome linker polypeptide, producing the protein MSVTASGGSSLARPQLYQTVAVSTILQAEQQDRFPERGELNELTAYYESGAKRLEIAQTITNNADLIVSRAANRIFTGGTPMAYLEKPQEIEEMAIASPSGNTRVPAEAMTYVENRGSSSPGFFGAFRSLFSTSGPIPPGFRPINVTRYGPANMQKSLRDLSWFLRYVTYAIVAGDPSILVVNVRGLREVIENACSADATIVALQEMRAAAIDYFNRETDAKEIVTQYFDVLLAEFKAPSPSNKLRQRSSSDLQGLQLPQSYYNAAERRQKFVMKPGLSESEKQAVIKAAYRQIFERDITRAYSQSISYLESQVRNGDISMKEFVRRVCKSPLYRKQFFEPFINSRALELAFRHILGRGPSSREEVQNYFSIVSQGGLAALVDALVDSQEYSDYFGEETVPYLRGLGQEAQECRNWGMQQDLFNYSAPFRKVPQFITTFAKYDRPLPDQHVYGSGNDPLEIQFGAIFPKETRSPSSSPAPFTKDTKRLLIHRGPATQNQNSNPKARGEFPGTLGAKVFRLNNELPGASNGIGVKYAEASTQALIRACYRQVFGRDVYEGQRLTVPEIKLENGEITVREFVRILAKSDTFRKLYWSSLYVVKAIEYIHRRLLGRPTYGRQEMNKYFDISAKKGFYALVDAIIDSVEYSEAFGEDTVPYERYLTAGGYQLRKTRPGNLGEGIGTKVEKQETPRFIELGTVSDLRTAPEIKQRINQGVSVKRDQSKVFKLTNTSDKVGLKNAIAAAYRQIFERDLNPYIVQTQFTALESKLGNQEITVKEFIEALGCSELYLKEFYAPYPNTKVIELGTKHFLGRAPLNQREIQKYNQILATKGIRAFIGAMVNSMEYVQVFGEDTVPYRRFPTLPAANFPNTEKLYNKLTKQDKEIVVPSFEPAKLNI; encoded by the coding sequence ATGAGTGTAACGGCAAGTGGTGGCAGTTCATTAGCCCGTCCTCAACTTTATCAAACTGTAGCGGTCTCTACGATTTTACAAGCAGAACAACAAGACCGTTTTCCTGAAAGAGGCGAACTAAATGAACTAACGGCTTATTATGAATCTGGTGCTAAAAGACTAGAAATAGCTCAAACTATAACTAATAATGCAGATTTAATTGTTTCTCGTGCCGCCAATCGTATTTTTACAGGCGGAACACCAATGGCTTATCTAGAAAAACCGCAGGAAATTGAGGAAATGGCGATCGCTAGTCCTAGCGGAAATACTAGAGTACCTGCCGAAGCAATGACCTACGTTGAAAATCGTGGTAGTAGTAGCCCAGGTTTTTTTGGAGCATTTCGCTCACTTTTTAGCACTTCTGGTCCAATTCCACCAGGTTTCCGTCCCATTAACGTTACCAGATACGGTCCTGCTAATATGCAAAAATCTTTGCGGGATTTATCTTGGTTTTTGCGTTACGTAACCTATGCAATTGTCGCAGGCGATCCCAGCATTTTGGTAGTTAATGTTAGAGGTTTGCGAGAAGTAATTGAAAACGCTTGTTCTGCTGATGCAACTATTGTCGCTTTACAAGAAATGCGTGCAGCAGCAATAGATTATTTTAACAGGGAAACAGACGCTAAAGAAATTGTTACTCAGTACTTTGATGTACTTTTAGCAGAATTCAAAGCTCCTAGCCCTTCAAATAAACTACGTCAACGTTCTTCGTCTGATTTACAAGGCTTGCAACTGCCCCAAAGCTACTACAATGCAGCAGAACGGCGACAAAAATTTGTGATGAAGCCTGGACTATCGGAATCAGAAAAACAAGCCGTAATTAAAGCAGCCTATCGCCAAATTTTTGAACGAGATATTACTCGCGCCTACAGTCAATCTATTTCTTATTTAGAATCTCAGGTGAGAAATGGCGACATCTCTATGAAGGAGTTTGTTCGTCGAGTTTGTAAATCACCTCTTTATCGCAAACAATTTTTTGAACCTTTTATCAATAGTCGTGCCTTAGAATTAGCTTTTCGCCATATTTTGGGTCGTGGTCCTTCTTCTCGTGAAGAAGTTCAAAACTACTTCTCCATCGTTTCTCAAGGCGGACTAGCTGCTTTAGTAGATGCTTTAGTAGATTCTCAAGAATATTCTGACTATTTTGGGGAAGAAACAGTTCCTTACCTCCGCGGTTTGGGACAAGAAGCCCAGGAGTGTCGCAACTGGGGAATGCAACAGGATTTATTTAACTACAGCGCACCTTTCCGTAAAGTTCCTCAGTTTATTACTACCTTTGCTAAATACGACCGTCCTTTACCGGATCAGCACGTTTATGGTTCTGGTAACGACCCCTTAGAAATTCAATTTGGGGCAATTTTCCCGAAAGAAACTCGCAGCCCCAGTTCTAGCCCTGCACCTTTTACCAAGGATACAAAGCGTTTATTAATTCATCGCGGTCCTGCTACTCAAAACCAAAATAGCAATCCCAAAGCTAGAGGTGAATTTCCTGGTACTTTAGGTGCAAAAGTTTTTCGTCTCAACAACGAGTTACCTGGTGCTAGTAATGGCATAGGGGTTAAATATGCCGAAGCTTCTACTCAAGCATTAATACGAGCTTGTTATCGTCAAGTTTTTGGACGAGACGTTTATGAAGGTCAACGTTTAACTGTCCCAGAAATTAAATTAGAGAATGGCGAGATCACAGTAAGAGAATTTGTCCGAATTTTAGCTAAATCGGATACTTTTCGTAAGCTTTATTGGTCTTCTCTCTACGTCGTTAAAGCTATTGAATATATCCATCGTCGCTTACTTGGTCGTCCTACCTATGGTCGTCAAGAAATGAACAAATATTTCGATATTTCTGCTAAAAAAGGTTTTTATGCCTTAGTAGATGCCATTATCGATAGTGTGGAATATTCTGAAGCTTTTGGTGAAGATACTGTTCCTTATGAACGTTATCTTACTGCTGGCGGTTATCAGTTACGTAAAACTCGTCCTGGTAATCTTGGAGAAGGCATTGGTACTAAAGTTGAGAAACAAGAAACACCCCGCTTTATTGAATTGGGTACAGTTTCCGATCTTCGTACTGCCCCAGAAATTAAACAAAGGATTAATCAAGGAGTCAGTGTTAAACGCGACCAAAGTAAAGTATTCAAACTTACCAATACTAGTGATAAAGTTGGTTTAAAAAATGCGATCGCTGCTGCTTATCGTCAGATTTTTGAACGCGACCTCAATCCTTATATCGTGCAAACTCAATTTACTGCTTTAGAAAGTAAATTAGGTAATCAAGAAATTACGGTCAAGGAATTTATCGAAGCTTTGGGTTGTTCTGAGCTTTATTTGAAAGAGTTTTATGCACCCTATCCCAACACTAAAGTAATTGAATTGGGAACAAAACATTTCTTAGGTAGAGCTCCTCTAAACCAAAGAGAAATTCAAAAATACAATCAAATTCTTGCTACTAAGGGTATTCGTGCTTTTATTGGTGCAATGGTCAATAGCATGGAATATGTCCAAGTCTTTGGCGAAGATACAGTTCCTTATCGTCGTTTCCCCACTTTACCCGCTGCTAACTTCCCCAATACCGAGAAGCTGTATAACAAACTTACTAAACAAGACAAGGAAATTGTTGTTCCTAGTTTTGAGCCTGCCAAGTTAAACATTTAA
- a CDS encoding CpcD phycobilisome linker-like protein, protein MRMFKVTACVPSQTRIRTQRELQNTYFTKLVPYDNWFREQQRIMKMGGKILKVELATGKQGTNTGLL, encoded by the coding sequence ATGCGGATGTTTAAGGTTACTGCTTGTGTTCCTAGTCAAACTAGAATTCGGACTCAGCGCGAACTTCAAAATACTTACTTTACTAAATTAGTTCCTTATGACAACTGGTTCCGCGAACAACAAAGAATCATGAAAATGGGTGGCAAAATTCTTAAAGTAGAATTGGCAACTGGGAAGCAAGGTACTAATACAGGCTTATTGTGA
- a CDS encoding FeS assembly ATPase SufC has protein sequence MSETILSIHNLTASVDGTPILKGVNLEIKAGEVHAIMGRNGSGKSTLSKIIAGHPDYEVTGGEIIYKGENILEQEPNERALNGIFLAFQYPLEIPGVSNLDFLRVAYNAKRKHEGLEEIDTFDFEDLIEEKLAIVKMKSSFLERSLNEGFSGGEKKRNEILQMALLDPTLTILDEIDSGLDIDALKIVAEGVNQLKTPDKGYLVITHYQRLLNYIEPDFVHVMQNGQIVTSGGKELALELESRGYDFLDDKAVAEVGA, from the coding sequence ATGAGCGAAACTATTTTATCAATACATAATCTCACTGCTAGTGTAGACGGCACGCCGATTCTTAAAGGTGTCAATTTAGAAATTAAGGCAGGAGAAGTTCATGCCATTATGGGGCGCAATGGTTCAGGTAAAAGCACCCTATCTAAAATTATTGCTGGTCATCCCGATTATGAGGTAACTGGTGGTGAAATTATTTACAAAGGTGAAAATATTTTAGAGCAAGAGCCTAATGAAAGAGCTTTAAATGGTATTTTTTTGGCTTTTCAGTATCCTTTAGAAATTCCTGGGGTTAGTAATTTAGATTTTCTGCGAGTTGCTTACAATGCCAAGCGGAAGCATGAAGGTTTGGAAGAAATCGATACTTTTGATTTTGAAGACTTGATAGAGGAAAAGTTGGCAATTGTCAAAATGAAATCCAGCTTTTTAGAAAGAAGTCTCAACGAAGGTTTTTCTGGTGGAGAGAAAAAGCGTAACGAAATTCTTCAAATGGCTTTACTCGATCCTACTTTAACTATTTTGGATGAAATTGATTCTGGTTTAGATATTGATGCCTTAAAAATTGTAGCTGAAGGTGTCAATCAACTGAAAACTCCTGACAAAGGTTACCTTGTCATTACTCACTATCAACGGTTGCTTAATTACATCGAACCAGATTTTGTTCATGTGATGCAAAATGGACAAATTGTTACTAGTGGTGGTAAGGAATTAGCTTTAGAATTAGAATCTCGTGGTTATGACTTCCTCGATGACAAAGCTGTGGCGGAGGTAGGTGCATAA
- a CDS encoding cell cycle protein, whose translation MQQYLKLLSFRFNLQTKYWALEARLLYWLTLVWLFVGLVTLVSASFPEGVIEYNDGFYLLKRQLLGVLIGFVCFISVVNNPLKAVLKLSPWIVVLFLLAIFLTLIPGLGKTTYGASRWIAIGPFTLQPSELIKPFLVLQAAYIFAQWKKLDSGVRIGWLIIFSLILLGILKQPNLSTTALCGMSLWLIAVAAQLPWSQLLITSIGGLSLATLSIYINPYQRDRIVFFLDPWQDYQGKGYQLIQSLLAIASGGLGGSGFGLSQQKLSYLPIRSTDFIFAVYAEEFGFIGSVLLLIFILGYGTLALRVAFKCSNSISRLVAIGVMVFMVGQSLINIGVATGALPTTGLPLPFFSYGTNSMIASLLLAALLIRVAKENCQTEPIGLKKSLEIRRK comes from the coding sequence GTGCAGCAATATCTCAAGTTGTTAAGTTTTCGCTTTAATCTGCAAACGAAATATTGGGCGTTAGAAGCAAGATTGTTGTACTGGTTGACTTTGGTTTGGCTATTTGTCGGTTTAGTTACTTTGGTATCAGCTTCTTTCCCTGAAGGCGTAATTGAATATAATGATGGTTTTTATTTATTAAAACGCCAATTATTAGGAGTGTTAATTGGGTTTGTTTGTTTTATTTCAGTAGTAAATAATCCCTTGAAAGCCGTCTTAAAGCTTTCCCCTTGGATAGTTGTGCTGTTTCTGTTAGCAATTTTTTTAACTTTGATTCCAGGCTTAGGAAAAACTACTTATGGTGCCAGTCGTTGGATTGCTATCGGCCCTTTTACTTTACAGCCCTCAGAATTAATTAAACCATTTTTAGTCTTACAAGCAGCTTATATCTTTGCTCAATGGAAAAAACTAGATTCTGGCGTAAGAATTGGTTGGTTAATTATTTTTAGTTTAATTTTGCTGGGGATTTTAAAACAACCCAATTTGAGTACAACAGCTTTGTGTGGAATGAGTTTGTGGTTGATAGCTGTTGCTGCTCAATTACCGTGGAGTCAGTTGTTAATTACTTCAATTGGAGGTTTAAGTCTAGCCACTCTAAGTATTTATATCAATCCTTATCAAAGAGATCGAATTGTCTTTTTCCTCGATCCTTGGCAAGATTATCAAGGTAAAGGTTATCAATTAATTCAAAGTTTACTTGCGATCGCATCGGGTGGTTTAGGTGGTTCTGGTTTTGGCTTATCTCAACAAAAATTATCCTATTTACCAATTCGTTCTACAGATTTTATCTTTGCTGTTTATGCTGAAGAATTTGGGTTTATTGGCAGTGTTCTACTCTTAATTTTTATTCTTGGTTACGGGACTTTAGCCTTAAGAGTAGCTTTTAAATGTAGTAACTCAATTTCTAGGCTAGTAGCAATTGGAGTAATGGTGTTTATGGTAGGACAATCTCTAATTAATATCGGCGTAGCAACTGGTGCTTTGCCAACTACAGGTTTACCTCTACCCTTTTTTAGCTATGGTACTAATTCGATGATTGCTAGTTTGTTATTAGCAGCATTATTGATTAGGGTAGCTAAAGAGAATTGTCAAACTGAACCAATTGGGTTAAAAAAATCTCTAGAAATTAGGAGGAAGTAA
- a CDS encoding alpha/beta hydrolase fold protein, with protein MSFFLDHYSWKNLRCAYQFYPSQRQNPENLALLLIHPIGVGLSGVFWQRFIAAWQPQEQSYSIYNPDLLGCGKSEMPHLAYFPEDWAAQLKYFIETVVKQPVVLVVQGALFPVALALVNDPPQPNYIKGLVLSGPPAWKIMTEAGKPLQQKLLWNLLFDSPVGNLFYRYARRRQFLQSFSIRQLFAEVEDVDANWLDFLEAGASNLDSRYAVFSFLAGFWRKDYTKQIQSITQPTLVVFGDKASSISREGLAETPEQRLNLYLNNLPSGQGKIIPGRNVLPYESTEEFVAVVKDFIRQLSI; from the coding sequence ATGTCATTTTTTTTAGATCACTACTCTTGGAAAAATTTGCGTTGCGCTTACCAATTTTATCCATCTCAACGGCAAAATCCAGAAAATTTAGCTTTATTACTAATTCATCCCATTGGAGTTGGTTTATCTGGAGTTTTTTGGCAACGTTTTATTGCTGCTTGGCAACCACAAGAACAATCCTATTCAATTTACAATCCCGATTTGTTAGGCTGTGGTAAAAGTGAAATGCCTCATTTAGCCTATTTTCCTGAAGATTGGGCAGCCCAACTTAAATATTTTATAGAAACAGTTGTCAAACAACCTGTAGTTTTAGTAGTGCAAGGAGCGTTATTTCCCGTCGCGCTGGCATTAGTCAACGATCCTCCGCAACCTAATTATATAAAAGGTTTAGTTTTATCGGGACCTCCAGCATGGAAGATTATGACGGAAGCTGGTAAACCTCTGCAACAAAAATTGCTTTGGAATCTTTTGTTTGATTCTCCTGTTGGTAATCTTTTTTATCGTTATGCCCGTCGTCGTCAATTTTTGCAGTCTTTTTCGATTCGTCAATTGTTTGCCGAAGTGGAAGATGTGGATGCTAATTGGTTAGATTTTTTGGAAGCAGGGGCTAGTAATTTAGATAGTCGCTATGCTGTCTTTTCTTTTTTGGCTGGTTTTTGGCGCAAAGATTATACTAAACAGATTCAAAGCATTACTCAACCTACTTTAGTTGTTTTCGGAGACAAAGCATCGAGTATCAGTCGTGAAGGTTTGGCGGAAACTCCAGAACAAAGATTAAATTTGTACTTAAATAATTTACCATCGGGTCAAGGCAAAATTATTCCAGGAAGAAATGTTTTACCTTATGAATCAACAGAAGAATTTGTTGCTGTAGTAAAGGATTTTATCCGTCAGTTATCTATTTAA
- a CDS encoding FeS assembly protein SufD has protein sequence MSQSPAVTSREIKSAPFLLKILQQRPPVPHEQLDSETSVWLENLREQSASWVSRLKFPSKKDEEWRFTDLSLLLDLDFTAAKFSTVEFNTIDSIPEAAESRLVFVNGFYAPELSNTSGLPKGIYVGNLTNIPEAYCKYFRPYLGTQSGAEEVFTSLNTASIADVAIIWAAPNTLVEQPIHLLFISVAEDSVSFSQPRSWIVAEKNCSLDIIEEYSGQSSYLTNAVTEIWLGENAQINHTRLQRESETAYHIGKTAVSQARASRYTLTEFNFGGRISRHNLEIAQQGEQTETYLNGLTVANGEQTADTHSIIALSKPHGTTDQLHKCLVSDRAHTIFNGKVFVPKAAQLTNAAQLNRNLLLSPKARVDTKPELRITADNVKCSHGATVSQLEAEEIFYLRSRGLTEDNARQLLINGFTAEIIERILLNSLSTKIATLVANKTSS, from the coding sequence ATGAGTCAATCACCAGCAGTGACTTCTAGAGAAATTAAGAGCGCTCCTTTTTTACTTAAAATATTACAACAACGTCCTCCTGTTCCCCACGAACAACTAGATTCAGAAACTTCCGTTTGGTTAGAAAATTTAAGAGAACAATCTGCATCTTGGGTATCTAGGTTGAAATTTCCTAGTAAAAAAGATGAAGAATGGCGATTTACAGATTTATCACTTCTACTTGATTTAGATTTTACTGCTGCTAAATTTAGTACTGTTGAGTTCAACACAATTGATTCGATTCCTGAAGCTGCTGAAAGTCGACTTGTTTTTGTCAACGGGTTTTATGCCCCTGAGTTATCAAATACTTCAGGTTTGCCGAAAGGTATTTATGTTGGGAATCTAACTAATATACCAGAAGCTTATTGTAAATATTTCCGTCCCTATTTGGGAACTCAATCAGGTGCAGAAGAAGTTTTTACCTCTTTAAACACCGCTAGTATTGCTGATGTGGCAATTATTTGGGCTGCACCAAACACCTTAGTTGAACAACCAATTCATTTGTTGTTTATTTCTGTCGCAGAAGACTCTGTTAGTTTTTCCCAACCAAGAAGCTGGATTGTTGCTGAAAAAAATTGTAGTCTCGATATAATTGAAGAGTATAGTGGGCAATCTTCTTATCTTACTAATGCGGTGACTGAAATTTGGTTAGGAGAAAATGCTCAAATTAATCATACTCGCTTACAAAGAGAGTCAGAAACCGCCTATCATATTGGAAAAACAGCCGTTTCCCAAGCGCGTGCTAGTCGTTACACTTTAACGGAATTCAACTTCGGTGGTAGAATATCCCGTCATAATCTTGAAATTGCTCAACAAGGAGAGCAAACCGAAACCTATCTCAATGGTTTAACTGTAGCTAACGGCGAACAAACTGCCGATACTCATAGTATTATTGCCTTAAGTAAACCTCACGGTACTACCGATCAGTTACACAAATGTTTAGTAAGCGATCGCGCTCATACAATCTTTAATGGTAAAGTATTTGTTCCCAAAGCAGCACAATTAACTAATGCTGCTCAGTTGAATCGTAACTTGTTATTATCTCCCAAAGCTCGTGTTGATACTAAACCAGAGTTGAGAATTACGGCTGATAATGTTAAATGTTCTCATGGTGCAACTGTCAGTCAATTAGAAGCAGAAGAAATCTTTTATCTTCGTAGTCGTGGTTTAACTGAAGATAATGCTCGTCAGTTATTAATTAATGGTTTTACCGCAGAAATTATTGAACGTATTTTGCTTAACTCTTTGTCTACCAAAATAGCAACCCTAGTAGCCAATAAAACGAGTAGTTAA
- a CDS encoding cysteine desulfurase, SufS subfamily encodes MTFTQTKTIADLVRQDFPILAQEIHEKPLIYFDNAATSQKPQAVLNALINYYKKDNANVHRGAHSLSIRATESYEGARNKVAKFINADHREEIIYTRNASEAINLVAYSWGLSNLNRGDEIILSVMEHHSNIVPWQIIAQKTGAVIKYVQLTETEEFDLEQYKSLLSNQTKLVAVVHVSNTLGCINPIEEIIKIAHQFDAKVLVDACQSVPHMAIDVQQINCDWLVASGHKMCGPTGIGFLYGKKEILTAMPPFLGGGEMISEVYFDYSTYGELPHKFEAGTPAIAEAIALGAAVDYLTTIGMDKIHAYEEELTTYLFKKLGEIPQLKIYGATSKLDGKNRAALAAFNVEGIHASDLSTLLDHEGVAIRSGHHCTQPLHRLFNASGSARASLYFYNTRAEIDAFIVALKDTIDFFGGMMT; translated from the coding sequence ATGACATTTACTCAAACCAAAACTATTGCCGATTTAGTCCGTCAAGATTTTCCAATCTTAGCTCAAGAAATCCACGAAAAACCTTTAATTTATTTTGATAATGCTGCTACTTCTCAAAAACCCCAAGCAGTTTTAAATGCGTTAATCAATTACTATAAAAAAGATAACGCTAATGTTCATCGTGGCGCACATAGTTTAAGTATTAGAGCAACTGAAAGTTATGAAGGAGCAAGAAATAAAGTAGCCAAATTTATTAATGCTGACCATCGAGAAGAAATTATTTATACTCGTAATGCTTCAGAGGCAATTAATTTAGTTGCCTATAGTTGGGGTTTAAGTAATTTAAATCGCGGTGATGAAATTATTCTCTCGGTAATGGAGCATCATAGCAATATTGTTCCTTGGCAAATTATTGCTCAGAAAACAGGCGCAGTAATTAAATATGTACAATTAACTGAAACAGAAGAATTTGACTTAGAACAGTATAAATCTTTATTGTCAAACCAAACTAAACTTGTAGCAGTTGTTCACGTTTCTAATACTTTAGGTTGTATCAATCCCATTGAAGAAATCATTAAAATAGCCCATCAATTCGACGCAAAAGTATTAGTTGATGCTTGTCAAAGTGTTCCTCACATGGCTATTGATGTTCAACAAATTAATTGTGATTGGTTAGTAGCTTCAGGACATAAAATGTGTGGTCCAACTGGTATCGGTTTCCTTTATGGCAAAAAAGAAATACTAACAGCAATGCCTCCTTTTTTAGGAGGTGGCGAAATGATTTCTGAAGTCTATTTTGACTATTCAACCTATGGAGAATTACCCCACAAATTTGAAGCAGGAACACCAGCTATTGCCGAAGCGATCGCTTTGGGAGCAGCCGTAGATTATTTAACTACAATTGGTATGGATAAAATTCATGCCTATGAAGAAGAATTAACCACTTATTTATTCAAAAAATTAGGAGAAATTCCTCAACTAAAAATTTATGGTGCAACCTCAAAACTTGACGGTAAAAATCGGGCTGCTTTAGCTGCATTTAATGTTGAAGGAATTCACGCCAGTGATTTATCAACTTTACTCGATCATGAAGGTGTAGCAATTCGTTCGGGACATCATTGTACGCAACCATTGCATCGTCTTTTCAATGCTTCTGGTAGTGCTAGAGCAAGTTTATATTTTTACAACACTCGTGCTGAAATCGATGCCTTTATTGTTGCTTTGAAAGATACAATCGATTTCTTCGGCGGTATGATGACATAA
- a CDS encoding fasciclin domain protein, translated as MIWLITMKAKYLLKNLTGAIALTGGIALIGIPTLAQSFYFFPSSYFYRSAFPYESEDNPNVAELLTANKDFKTVSSLLKNAKLAENLSEKEVTFFAPTNEAFKALPVATQQKLSNPDKLAQLLKYHIVEGKITDENIKTQKIATLLGSPVNIVGVPLQNKQVQIKLNQATASEPLPATNGVVIPIDSVLLPPNF; from the coding sequence TTGATTTGGTTAATAACTATGAAAGCTAAATATTTACTTAAAAACTTAACAGGAGCAATTGCTTTAACGGGCGGTATTGCTCTGATTGGCATTCCTACCTTAGCACAATCTTTTTATTTTTTTCCTTCTAGCTATTTCTATCGTTCAGCTTTCCCTTATGAATCAGAAGATAATCCTAATGTAGCTGAACTATTAACTGCAAATAAGGATTTTAAAACTGTTTCTTCTTTATTAAAAAATGCCAAATTGGCAGAAAATCTTAGTGAAAAAGAAGTAACCTTTTTTGCACCAACAAATGAAGCTTTTAAAGCTTTACCTGTTGCCACTCAACAAAAATTATCTAATCCCGATAAATTAGCCCAATTGCTCAAATATCACATTGTTGAAGGAAAAATTACTGACGAAAATATTAAAACTCAAAAAATAGCTACTTTGTTAGGTAGTCCCGTCAATATTGTTGGTGTTCCACTCCAAAATAAACAAGTTCAAATTAAACTCAACCAAGCCACAGCAAGCGAGCCTCTTCCTGCTACCAATGGTGTTGTTATTCCAATTGATAGCGTTTTACTTCCTCCTAATTTCTAG
- a CDS encoding phosphoribosylformylglycinamidine synthase, purS, with protein MANQYHARIYVTLRPSVLDPAGTAVASGLKQLGYEGVEDVRIGKYIELNLTATNEAQAKVQLDQMCDRLLANPVIENYCFELTQLATV; from the coding sequence ATGGCTAATCAATATCACGCTCGTATTTATGTTACTCTTCGCCCCTCCGTACTCGATCCAGCAGGTACAGCCGTCGCATCAGGATTGAAACAATTAGGATATGAAGGAGTTGAAGATGTCAGAATTGGTAAATATATCGAACTAAATTTGACTGCTACCAATGAAGCACAAGCAAAAGTTCAATTAGATCAAATGTGCGATCGCTTGCTTGCCAATCCCGTGATTGAAAATTATTGTTTCGAGTTAACTCAATTAGCTACTGTTTAG